Proteins co-encoded in one Arthrobacter sp. ERGS1:01 genomic window:
- a CDS encoding molybdopterin-dependent oxidoreductase: MTPLPEDPPRPAADIGAGGGRASFRSELDRRRFSVVDETWAGGVPAQYGVAPRVRVGQGKWFNLLWLIPIGFLLLLVAVGIAKGIRGLPSVQDFIHRYPGMSELPGNAPVGFPAWVGWQHFLNLFFMTFIIRSGATILSDHPRLYWIRHSTPGRDWFRVQKPVPSNPLYTAKEDSITLPDGVGLPGRRHSIGLARWWHLGIDTLWLANGIVFFVLLFTTGQWVRLIPLHWDVIPNAISVAIQYLSLDWPAESGWSNYNSLQLIAYFITVFIAAPLALVTGLGMSPALSTKFRRISSIFSIQVARSLHFLVLCWFVMFIVIHVALVLTTGALQNLNHMFAAQDTESWTGFWIFAAAMAVVIVAWVAATPFTYRHPRVVQRVGFALIGPTQRLFEHVDSKPGQYTEKDISPYFWHNGNYPNTEEYEQLLAVNFADYRLRINGLVENPVELGMEKLRGLAHHEQITQHFCIQGWSGVAKWGGVSLQTILDMVKPKPEAKWVIFYSFAFGPEGGLYYDAQPIDQMGHHLTMLAYDMNDEALSFGHGAPLRLRNESELGFKMVKWVKGIEFVQDFTDIGGGLGGYNNDHEFFGYRQSI; encoded by the coding sequence ATGACCCCATTGCCGGAAGATCCCCCTCGTCCTGCTGCAGATATCGGTGCCGGCGGTGGACGCGCGAGTTTTCGCTCGGAGCTTGATCGCCGTCGGTTCTCTGTGGTTGATGAGACGTGGGCCGGGGGAGTACCTGCCCAATACGGTGTGGCTCCACGGGTGCGGGTTGGTCAAGGCAAATGGTTCAATTTGTTGTGGCTTATCCCGATCGGGTTTCTTCTACTCCTGGTCGCCGTCGGAATTGCCAAGGGCATCAGGGGGCTCCCCTCCGTGCAGGATTTCATTCATCGGTATCCGGGGATGTCGGAGCTGCCCGGCAATGCGCCCGTCGGGTTTCCCGCGTGGGTCGGCTGGCAGCACTTTTTGAACCTGTTCTTCATGACTTTCATCATCCGTTCCGGTGCCACGATTCTCTCCGACCATCCGCGGCTCTATTGGATCCGGCACTCCACCCCGGGCAGGGACTGGTTCCGGGTCCAGAAACCGGTACCGTCCAACCCGCTCTACACGGCCAAGGAGGATTCGATCACGTTGCCGGACGGGGTTGGCCTGCCTGGACGCCGGCATTCCATCGGCCTGGCCCGCTGGTGGCACCTGGGCATCGACACCCTGTGGTTGGCCAACGGCATAGTCTTCTTTGTCCTGCTTTTCACGACCGGGCAATGGGTGCGCCTGATCCCATTGCATTGGGATGTCATTCCGAACGCGATCTCTGTGGCAATCCAGTATTTGTCATTGGATTGGCCGGCCGAGAGCGGGTGGAGTAACTACAACAGCCTGCAACTGATCGCGTACTTCATCACGGTTTTCATCGCCGCCCCGCTCGCGCTGGTCACGGGGCTGGGCATGTCCCCGGCGCTCTCCACCAAATTCCGGCGTATCAGTTCCATCTTCAGCATCCAGGTCGCCCGGTCCCTGCATTTTCTGGTTCTGTGCTGGTTCGTGATGTTCATCGTGATCCACGTAGCGCTCGTGTTGACCACCGGCGCCCTGCAGAACCTCAACCATATGTTCGCCGCCCAGGACACAGAATCATGGACGGGCTTTTGGATTTTCGCGGCAGCCATGGCCGTGGTGATTGTCGCGTGGGTGGCGGCCACCCCTTTCACCTACCGGCACCCGCGGGTCGTCCAGAGAGTCGGCTTCGCCCTCATTGGGCCGACACAACGCCTGTTCGAACACGTCGACTCCAAGCCCGGCCAGTACACGGAGAAGGACATCTCCCCGTACTTTTGGCACAACGGCAACTACCCAAACACTGAGGAATACGAGCAACTCCTGGCCGTCAATTTCGCCGACTATAGACTGCGCATCAACGGGCTCGTTGAGAACCCTGTAGAGCTGGGCATGGAAAAGCTGCGGGGGTTGGCCCATCACGAGCAAATCACCCAGCATTTTTGCATCCAGGGCTGGTCAGGGGTCGCTAAATGGGGTGGCGTCTCCCTACAAACCATCCTGGACATGGTGAAGCCGAAACCTGAGGCGAAGTGGGTCATCTTCTACTCCTTCGCCTTCGGACCCGAAGGCGGACTCTATTATGATGCCCAACCCATCGATCAGATGGGGCACCACCTGACCATGCTCGCCTACGACATGAACGACGAAGCCCTGTCGTTCGGCCACGGTGCTCCACTGCGGCTGCGCAACGAATCGGAGCTCGGCTTCAAGATGGTCAAATGGGTCAAGGGCATCGAGTTTGTCCAGGACTTCACCGACATCGGTGGCGGGCTGGGCGGATACAACAACGACCACGAATTCTTCGGGTACCGGCAATCGATTTGA
- a CDS encoding response regulator has product MNNVASSEHKVAAARVGPITVFILDDHELVRRGLKELLEGEGFSVIGSTGSALEATRRIPALHPDVSVLDARLPDGTGIEVCRDVRSVDPSLQCLILTSYDDEQALRGAVLAGAAGYVLKEIDGTDLLTSLHRTAKGESLFTADVMAKVVQGLAEPDRVDPRISALTPQEGRVLKLIGRGLTNREIGLEMFLAEKTVKNYVSSLLAKLGFERRTQAAVFITDTKWMAQPEHG; this is encoded by the coding sequence ATGAATAACGTAGCTTCATCCGAACACAAGGTGGCGGCTGCCCGGGTGGGGCCGATCACCGTTTTCATCCTTGACGACCACGAACTTGTCAGGCGGGGGCTGAAGGAACTCCTGGAGGGCGAGGGATTCAGTGTAATCGGCTCCACCGGGTCCGCATTAGAGGCCACCCGGCGCATACCCGCCCTACATCCGGACGTCTCGGTCTTGGATGCCCGGCTACCGGACGGCACCGGCATTGAAGTTTGTCGTGACGTCAGATCCGTGGACCCGTCCTTACAATGCCTGATTCTTACCAGCTACGACGACGAACAAGCGCTGCGAGGGGCTGTTCTCGCGGGGGCTGCCGGCTATGTGCTCAAGGAAATTGATGGGACAGACCTCCTGACGTCTTTGCACCGGACGGCCAAAGGCGAGTCGCTGTTTACGGCCGACGTCATGGCGAAGGTTGTTCAAGGCTTGGCGGAACCTGACCGCGTGGATCCCCGAATATCAGCACTGACCCCGCAGGAAGGCCGGGTGCTCAAACTCATCGGCCGGGGTTTGACCAACCGGGAAATCGGCCTTGAAATGTTCTTGGCCGAAAAGACCGTCAAGAACTATGTATCGTCACTGCTGGCGAAACTGGGCTTTGAACGCCGTACACAAGCGGCCGTGTTCATCACCGACACAAAGTGGATGGCCCAGCCCGAGCACGGCTGA